From Desulfonatronovibrio hydrogenovorans DSM 9292:
ACCATTGCCTGGCCGATCCTGATCAAAGGTCTGCAGCAGAGACTGGCCAAAAAGAAATGATCAGGTCTGCTGCTTCTGCCTGATCCAGTCTACAGCAACCTGAAAATCAAGGCTGCCGCTGTAGATGGCCCGGCCGGTAATGGCCCCTTCCAGACCCTTGTCCACCAGATGGTAAATCTGCATTATATCTTCAAGAACAGATACCCCGCCGGCAATGAGGACCGGTTTATCCGTCAGACCAAGCATCTTTTCCAGGGCATCCATGTTTATTCCGCTCTGCATGCCATCCCTGGATATATCCGTATACACAAAAAAAGCACTGCCCATTTCCTCAAGTTCCGGGACCACGTCCTGGATCATCAAACCGGTATCCTCCACCCAGCCCCTTGACTTGAGTCTTCCGTCCCGGGCATCCAAGGATACCCCGATTTTCCCAGGATATTCAGTACACAGCCGGGCAAATAATTCTTTGTTCTCAAGGGCCATGGTCCCGATGATCAGTCTTTTAACCCCAGCGTCCAGATAGGCTTTGGCAGTATCCAGATCCCTGATTCCTCCCCCCAGCTGGACAGGTATGCCCACTCTGGAGCAGATATCCCTGACCAGTTCCCTGTTGACCGGTTTTCCGGAAAAGGCACCGTCCAGATCCACCAGGTGCAGCCAGCCAGCTCCCAGACGCTCCCAGTGCTCAGCCATGGCTGCCGGATCAGATGAAAATACGGTTACTTCATTTTCCAGGCCCTGTCTGAGCCTGACACATTGTCCATCCTTGATATCAATGGCTGGGAAAAGAATCATAAATCAAGCTCCCTGACTCCGAGTTCCAGGCCTTCCCTGGCCAGTTCTCTGGCTGAAACCCATTTTCCTCCCCGCTGAAGGAAACGGCCCATGCCCAGGATATTTTCTGTCAGCGACTGCTGCCTTTCATCAAACAGATATCTGTTAAGCCTAAGCTCATTGAGGTCAATGAGATTCAACTCAAGGGTGACCTTGGCTGGTTCGTCAACTCCCCATTCCCCTCCTTTGCGTTCTCTCCAGTCAAACACAAAGGGGACCAGGATATAATCTGCAGGCACACACTTTCCCACCTGAACCCAGTAGTGAAAGGCCGAACCAGGTGAAGTCCCGTGGGTGACCAACTCAGTGCACTGTTCAAGCAGCCTGGGGTTGATCACAGTATGTCTGCTCCCGGCAGTAAGGGCGGCAAGATCACTGTCCAGCTTTTTCAGGACGTCCTGATCGATTTTCCGCTCTCCAACTATAACATGGTTGTTGATCATCTGCCACCGGTGTACAGGATGGGAAAAAGAAGCCACTGCAACCACGGCTTTTTCCGGCAGAACATCAACAGGCCGTTTGGGGGCGCAGGACCAGGAAATCAGGCCTGTGACCAGAACCAGTATGATTATTTTTTTCATCTTCAATCCAGTGATCCCTTTGTACTCAGGATCTCGGCCCTGCCCTGGAAGACTGCCTGTCTCAAACCCAGGCCGGTTGCCTTGAAGGCTGATTCCAGGAGATGGTGAGAGTTGGACCCGTAAAGAAAGTTTATATGCAGATTCAGCCGGGCATTAAAGGCCAGGGACTTAAAAAACTCCCGCCAGAGGTCTTTTTCCTGACCGGCTATGATTCCCGATAAAAGATGGTCTCCCTGGTAGACCAGGTAGGGCCTGCCGGATATATCCACCACTGCCTCGGCCATGGCCTCATCCATGGGAACTCTGGCCAATCCGATCCGGTTGATGCCTCTCCGGTCACCAAGGGCCTGAAGCAGGGCCTGGCCAAGACAGATTCCCACGTCTTCCAGAGAGTGGTGAGCATCCACCTGGATGTCGCCCTGACACTCCAGCTTCAAATGGATGTCTGCCCAGTGACTCAAGAGAGTCAGCATGTGATCGGCAAACCCAAATCCGGTTTCAATCCGGTTTTCCCTGGCTCCCTGATCCAGATCCAGTTCCAGGGATATCCTGGTTTCCAGAGTGTCTCTTTTGATGACTGCCTTTCTCATTCAAAACTCCGTCATTAAAATATGGGAGTTAACACCAGGAATCAGGACTGATCTTCCTGTTCCTGGTCCTCTGCCTCTTTCTTTTTTTTCTTTTTTTCCTTTCTGTCTTTTCTCTCCTTGCCCCAAATATAGGCCACCAGTATCCCCAATTCATAAAGGACCACCAGAGGACCGGACATGAGAACCTGACTTATGATATCCGGCGGTGTCAGCAGGGCAGAAGCAATAAAGGCCAGCAGGATGGCGTATTTTCTCTGTTTTCTAAGGGTCTTGGAACTGACTATGCCCAGTCGGGCCAGAAAGAAAATAAACAATGGCAGCTCAAAGGCTATCCCAAAGGCAAACAGGAGTTTAATGGAGAAGCTCAAGTATTCCCGCAGGGAAGGCATGGGCTGAATCATATCCGTTGCAAAGCCCATGAAAAAGTTAAAACCTATTGGAAAAACTATAAAATAGCCGAAAAGGGCTCCAGTGACAAAAAACAGGGCCGAGAAAAAAGCTATGGGTAAAATAAATTTTTTCTCAGTATCATAGAGTCCGGGACCGACGAACTTCCAGATCTGATAAAAGATGTACGGACTGGCCAGAAATACTCCGGCCACAAAAGCCACCTTGAGGTAAGTGAAAAAGGCTTCAGGCAGGGAAGTAAAGATCATGGTGCTCTCAGGAGGAAGCACCTCGATAAGGGGGCTCATGAGCAGATCAAAAAGATCCTCTTTAAACCCGTAACAGGCCAGAAAGCCGATAAAGGCGGCAATGACCACCCTGAAAAGCCTTTTTCTAAGCTCTTCCAGGTGTTCGGTAAAGGTCATCCCATCCGGTACGGATCCGGCCTTATCCTCTTTTTTATCCATGTCTTCAGAGTTCATCAGGCAGTGCCGCTCTTTTTATCGGGTTCAGATTGACTTTTTTCTGCGTCCTGGGTGATTTTTTCCTCTGGATAAGGATCCTGCTGGTTATGCTCCTGGGAGTCCGGACTCTCTTTGCTGGCTTTACCAGCCATTTCCTTTTTGATTCTTTTCTTGGCCCTTATCTCCTCATCCCGGTCCACCTCCATCTCAATGGTCCTTTTGACATCTGTGGTAACCCTTCGAAACTCAGCCAGGGTCTTACCCAGAGACTTGGCTATTTCAGGCAGCTTTTTCGGTCCCAGGACCAGCAGGGCCACCACCAGGATAACAATGATTTCAGTTGTTCCTATTCCAAACATGACATTATTCCCACTCTATGGTGCTGGGCGGCTTGGAGGAAATATCCAGGACCACCCTGTTTACCCCTTTAACTTCATTGATGATCCTGTTGGAGATTCCAGCCAGTATTTCCGATGGAACCCGGCTCCAGTCGGCAGTCATGGCATCGACACTGTCCACTATACGCAAGGCAATAACATTTTCATATGTCCTTTCATCGCCCATGACCCCCACTGTCTTCAGAGGAAGCAGAACTGCAAAACCCTGCCAGACCTTCCTGTACCAGTCCGAGGCCTGAAGCTCGTTTTGTACGATACGATCAGCCTTGCGCAGGATATCCAGACGCTCTGGAGTAACCTCGCCGATGATCCTTATGGCCAGCCCGGGCCCGGGAAAGGGGTGCCGCCAGACAAAGACGTCAGGGATGCCCAGCTCCACCGCCACCTTGCGAACCTCATCCTTGAACAGCTCCCGCAGCGGCTCCACAAGCTTGAGATTCATCTTTTCCGGCAGACCTCCCACATTATGATGGCTTTTGATAACAGCAGAAGGCCCTTTAAAGGAAACGCTCTCAATTACGTCTGGATACAGTGTTCCCTGAGCCAGCCACTGGACGCCTGGGATGGCCCTGGCCTCTTCGTCAAAGACCTCGATAAAGGTGTGCCCGATGATTTTTCTTTTCTTTTCCGGGTCTTCCACGCCCTTTAACTTGCTCAGGAAGCGGTCCTGAGCCTGGACATACTTGAGGTTGAGATCAAAATGTTCCTTAAGGGTCTCAACCACCTCTTCACCTTCTCCATGTCTCAGGACTCCGTTGTCCACCAGAATGCAATGCAGTCTTTTGCCAATGGCCTTATGCAGAAGAATAGCAACTACAGTTGAGTCAATGCCACCGCTCAGCCCGCAGACCACCTGGCCTTCATCTCCGATGGTCTGACGCATGGAATCAATGGCACTGTCAATGAAGGAACTCATGGACCAGTCCGGCTTGAGCCCTGCTATCTTGAACAGAAAGTTGTGCAGAATCCGGAAGCCTTCCTCGGTGTGGGCCACCTCAGGGTGGAACTGGACAGCATAAATCTTTTTTTCCGGATTGCCTATGGCCGCGATTTCAACACTGGCAGTCCTGGCCAGGACATCAAACCCAGGGGGGGGAGCAAGCACTGTATCCCCGTGGGACATCCAGACCGTAAGATTTTCCTTGTCCTGCAGGCTGTCCCACAGGGGACACTGACAGGCGAATT
This genomic window contains:
- the hisA gene encoding 1-(5-phosphoribosyl)-5-[(5-phosphoribosylamino)methylideneamino]imidazole-4-carboxamide isomerase, encoding MILFPAIDIKDGQCVRLRQGLENEVTVFSSDPAAMAEHWERLGAGWLHLVDLDGAFSGKPVNRELVRDICSRVGIPVQLGGGIRDLDTAKAYLDAGVKRLIIGTMALENKELFARLCTEYPGKIGVSLDARDGRLKSRGWVEDTGLMIQDVVPELEEMGSAFFVYTDISRDGMQSGINMDALEKMLGLTDKPVLIAGGVSVLEDIMQIYHLVDKGLEGAITGRAIYSGSLDFQVAVDWIRQKQQT
- the hisB gene encoding imidazoleglycerol-phosphate dehydratase HisB codes for the protein MRKAVIKRDTLETRISLELDLDQGARENRIETGFGFADHMLTLLSHWADIHLKLECQGDIQVDAHHSLEDVGICLGQALLQALGDRRGINRIGLARVPMDEAMAEAVVDISGRPYLVYQGDHLLSGIIAGQEKDLWREFFKSLAFNARLNLHINFLYGSNSHHLLESAFKATGLGLRQAVFQGRAEILSTKGSLD
- the tatC gene encoding twin-arginine translocase subunit TatC; protein product: MTFTEHLEELRKRLFRVVIAAFIGFLACYGFKEDLFDLLMSPLIEVLPPESTMIFTSLPEAFFTYLKVAFVAGVFLASPYIFYQIWKFVGPGLYDTEKKFILPIAFFSALFFVTGALFGYFIVFPIGFNFFMGFATDMIQPMPSLREYLSFSIKLLFAFGIAFELPLFIFFLARLGIVSSKTLRKQRKYAILLAFIASALLTPPDIISQVLMSGPLVVLYELGILVAYIWGKERKDRKEKKKKKKEAEDQEQEDQS
- the tatB gene encoding Sec-independent protein translocase protein TatB, which gives rise to MFGIGTTEIIVILVVALLVLGPKKLPEIAKSLGKTLAEFRRVTTDVKRTIEMEVDRDEEIRAKKRIKKEMAGKASKESPDSQEHNQQDPYPEEKITQDAEKSQSEPDKKSGTA
- the guaA gene encoding glutamine-hydrolyzing GMP synthase — its product is MQVQSKVIIIDFGSQYTQLIARRIREAGVYSEIHPCTISLDELKTIKPSALVLSGGPASVGSSDSPGIDPEVFDLGLPVLGICYGMQLIAHTFSGTVEPSINREYGRSTLEFACQCPLWDSLQDKENLTVWMSHGDTVLAPPPGFDVLARTASVEIAAIGNPEKKIYAVQFHPEVAHTEEGFRILHNFLFKIAGLKPDWSMSSFIDSAIDSMRQTIGDEGQVVCGLSGGIDSTVVAILLHKAIGKRLHCILVDNGVLRHGEGEEVVETLKEHFDLNLKYVQAQDRFLSKLKGVEDPEKKRKIIGHTFIEVFDEEARAIPGVQWLAQGTLYPDVIESVSFKGPSAVIKSHHNVGGLPEKMNLKLVEPLRELFKDEVRKVAVELGIPDVFVWRHPFPGPGLAIRIIGEVTPERLDILRKADRIVQNELQASDWYRKVWQGFAVLLPLKTVGVMGDERTYENVIALRIVDSVDAMTADWSRVPSEILAGISNRIINEVKGVNRVVLDISSKPPSTIEWE